Below is a genomic region from Elusimicrobiota bacterium.
GCGGCTGAAGGCCGTGCAGGACGCCGAAGACCGCGCGTTCCGCGAAGCGGAGCTCGCGAAGAGCGAGGCGCAGGCCCTGCAGGACGGGGAGAACCCGGAGGAGCCCTCGGAGGAGCCGGTGGACCGCTCCGCCGTCGGGAACGCGATCCAGGCCGAGGTCGCCAAGCGTTTCGCCGCCGCGCGCGATCTGGAGGTGCCGGCCTTGCTGTCGGCCCTTCGAGACGAGGTGTGGCTCGTGCGCCTGCGGGCGGCCTCCGCGCTGATGAACCTGAAGTCCCCGGCGTCGGCCGCGGCCCTCGCCGAGGCGGGGCTCAACGACCCCGATCCTCGCGTGCGGCAGATGGCCTTCCTGGCCCTCGCCGAGATCCCGACGCACGCGGTCGACGCCCTGCTGAGCAAGGCCGCCGCGAACGAGTCCTGGGACGTCGGCGTCTACGCGGCCTACGCGCTGGCGCGCCGCGGCGACCGCTCGGCGATCGCCCGCGCGGTCAAGGAGCTCGGCAACGCGGACAAGCGCGCGCGCTTCTCCGCGGTGTGGCTGCTCGGCCAGACCGGAGCCTACGCGACCGCGACGGAGGCCGAGGGCCTGTCGTCCCGCGTGCGCGACCGCGGCGAGCGCGGGAACATCCGCCATCTCGCCTCGGCGGCGCTCTCGAACCTCGCCGACGCCGCGCCCGAGACTATCAGCGACCGCGTCGTCACGGACCTGCTCGACGCGGCCGGCCCCGAGAACCTCGCGCTCACGCGCACGATCGCCAAGGTCTTCCCGGTCGCGGTCCGCAGCAAGGCCTTCGTCGCGCGCCTGCGCGCCGAGCCCCTGAAGCCCATCATCACGGATTTCGTCGTGAGGAACCGGGACGCCGTCAACAAGCCCGGCGCGCTCAGCGAGCTCGTGCAGCTGCTGGCGCGCGCCGCGGGGGTGCCCCTCGACGCGCCGACCGCGCCGATGGACGCCTCCGGCTCGGGAGTCTCCGGAGTGGACGAGGCGATGGGCCCGGTCGACCTGATCGCCCTGCCTCCGCCGGGCGAGGGCTCGATCGACCGCGAGACGCTCGCGCGCTTCGAGACGACAGCGAAGGCGGCCCTGCCGAAGGCGGGCGCGCTGTGGCTGTCGGTCCCCGAGCACAAGCTGTACGCGCTGACGATCGCCCTCGAGCACCGCGGCTGGACCGTGCGGCGTTCTCTCCCTTATTACCCGCTGTCGAACGCCCCGGCCGAGCCGGGCGGAGCGACGATCGACCTCGGCGACGGAGAGGCCCGGGCCGAGATCCCCGCGGGGGCCGACCTCTCGCTCGTGCGCGTGCGCGCTTCCGGCGGCGTGTCCGAGGCGCGCGTGATGGAGGCGCTCGAGCGCGTCGCCGAGGCCGCGCGGGGCAAGGGCCCGGTCGTGATCGCGCTGACCTTGGCCGCGCCGACGACGCGCCGCACCCCGCTGTCCCTCCTGATCGGCCGCCTCGTCGCTTCCGGGATCGGCGTCGTGGTCGGCGCCGGCAACGCCGGACCGGCGAGGGGCACGGTGGCGGCCCCGGGGAACTCGGGCCTGGCCGTGGTCGTCGCGGCGGCGAGCTCGGACGGCCTGCAGTTCTACTCCTCGCGCGGCACCCCCGAGGCGCCGATCGTCGCCTGGACCGATCTCGTCGACGACCTGAAGCCCGGGGAGGCGCTCGCCGCGGCGGCGGTCGCGGCGGCGGACGCCGTGCTCGGGACCCCGGCGCCCGCCCCGGCGAAGGTACTGGGGACCGCCGCCGCGGCCGAGCGCACCGCGGCGAAGCTGGCCGAGCTCGCCCGCGCGCTCGCCGAGGGCATGAAGGCGGCGGGACGTCCGCTGCCCGACGGCTGGTTCCTCTACCTGGCCTCTTTGGTGAAGCGCACGGCGACGCCGCTCCCGGCCTACGGCGAGCACGAGGTCGGCGCGGGCCTGTTCGACTCCCAGGACCGCGCCCTCGACGCCCTCCGCGCCCGCCTGCACGACCCCGAGTCGATCGTCCGCGAGGCCCGGGCCTTGGCCGACGAGGCCTCGTCGCGGACCGCGACGGCGCCGGCGCCCGCCGCTTTGACCGCCGGCCTCGCGAGCCGCGCCGCCCGCGCCGTCCTGAGCGGCCTGCTCGCGTTCGCGCCCGTGCCGCCGTCGCCGGCGGACGGGGCGGACGCGCCGGCCGAGGACGCCTCCCGCTGGTGGAAGGACGGCTCGGCGACGCGCACGGCCGAGACCGTTCCGCTCTATGCCCTCCGCTCTTCCAAAAAAACCGACCCGGGAGTCGGCAAGTACTCCGACCTGGGCCGCTATTACCGGGAGGAGCTGAAGGGCCAGGGCGTCGACGCCGTCCTGCTCCTCCCGCACTTCGCGACGCTCGACGAGAGCCCCTACGCCCCGGTCAGCCTGTACGCGCTGAACGAGGATCAGATCGACTGGGCCCGGGTCGACGAGGTCCGCGACGACCCGGCCTTGGCGGCGCGCGTCGTCGCGCCTTCGCAGAGCGTGGACTATCCCGCCTTGCGCGCGCGGGAGAGCGCCGTCGCCCGCGAGGCGTACGCCCGCTTCCAGAAGGCGGGGGACTCCCCTCGCGCCCGCGCCTTCGCCGAGTTCGCCGCGAAGAACGCCTCCTGGCTCGAGGAGTACGCCGAGTTCATGGCCCTGTCCGCCCTCATCGGCAAACCCGCGCTCGACTGGAGCGCCGAGGATCAGCGCGCCGCGCGCGCCGCGCCCGAGTTCCCCGTCCTCGTCGCGGTCCGCCGCTGGTCCCAGTGGCTCGCGCGCGGCCAGCTGAAGGCCGCCGTCGCCGAGGTCCACGCCGCGGGCGGCAAGGTCCTCTTCGACATCCCGATGTTCCGCGCCAAGAACTCCGTCGACGCCTGGAAGCGCCCCGGCCTGTTCGCCGACCTGCGCACGCGCAACCCCGGCATCATCAACGCCTGGATCCACGAGGACTGGAAGGACCTGGCGCTGTGGCGCTGGTCGGAGCTGCGCAAGGACGGCTACGCCGCCTCGCTCGACCCTTATCGCCACTGGCTCGACTTCGGCTTCGACGGCGCGCGCGCTGACGCGCTGCACTTCGCCTACAAGTTCGGCAACGGCCAGCTCGCCAGCGGCGACGAGCCCGGCGACGAGTTCGTCGCGGCGCTGGGCAAGGTGCTCGGCGCGCGCGGCGCCTTCCCGCTCGCCGAGGCCTTCGAGGGCAAGGACGCGGACGCCAAGCGCCTCGGCTTCCTCACGGTCGGCGGGGACTGGAAGAAGGTCAGCTCCCACGACGATCCCCGCAGCCCCGACTTCCTCGGCCGCTACTTCGCCGCCCGCCGCGAAGGCTCCTCCGGCGCGAACGCCAAGTTCGTCGCCTACACCCTCGGCGACGAGTGGCGCGACCCCTTCGCGGTCAAGGAGATGCGCCGCGGAGTCTCCACCTGGCGCTACCGCATCCCGCTCCCCGAGGACGCCGACTACGCGAACCGGGTCCGTTCCGACGCGCGGCCTCAGCTGCGCATGCTGAAGGCGAGCCGCGACGGAGACGTGTGGCGGGCCCCGGAGGCGGCGCTGGCGGCGTTCACCGCCGCCGCCGCCGCGTTCGTCAAGCGCGACGGGGACTCCGTGCAGATCTGGGCGGCGAGCATGGACTGGTTCCTCGAGGAGTGGGGGCGCGACACCTTCATCTCCCTGCCGGGCCTGCTGCTGACGACGGGGCGCTTCGACGACGCCAAGTCCGTCCTGCGCCGCTTCGCCGCCTTCGAGAAGGGCGGCCTGATCCCGAACAAGACCGACGGGAAGAACGCGGAGTACAACACCGCCGACGCGCCGATGTGGTACGTCCAGGCGGTCAAGTCGTACGCGGAGGCCTCGGGCGACTGGGCCTTCGTCGACGAGATGGCCCCCGTCGTGCGCCGGATCATGGCCGGCTACGAGAAGGGCGCCTCCTACGAGCGCTACGGGCGCAAGAACAGGATCTACATGGACGCCGACGGCCTCGTGGTCACGCCCGCTCAGGCCACCTGGATGGACGCCGACCCCGAGGGGCGCGACAAGCCGGTCACGCCGCGCGACGGCAAGACCGTCGAGATCAACGCCCTCTGGTACGCGAACCTGCGCTTCCTGGCCGCGCTCGAGGCCCGGGCCGGCGACGCGGGGGCCGCGGCCGCGCGCGGCGCGCTGGCCGACAAGGTGAAGGCGTCGTTCAACGAGAAGTTCTGGTTCGAGACCGAGGACAACCGCCGCGCCTGGGGCGGGACCGGCGGCGCCCTGCGCGACGTCGTCGAGGGCGACCCGCACGGCGAGGCGATCCGCCCCAACATGCTGTTCGCGGTCAGCCGCGGCGGGGACCTCCTGAGCCCCGAGCGCCGCCGCGCCGTGATGCTCGCGGCGACGCGCGACCTGCTGACCCGCAAAGGGCCGCGCACGCTGTCCGGCCGCGACAGCGGCTATCGCGCGCGCTACGACACGTCGAGGCCGCCGCTCGAGAAGGACCAGGCCTACCACCAGGGGACGGTCTGGCCCTGGCTGATGGGCGCCTTCGCCGAGGCGCTGGCCCAGGTGCGCCGCGACATGGGCTGGGACGAGGCTCGGACGGGCGCCGAGACCCGCGCGCTGATCACCCCGCTCGTCGAGGCGCTCGCCGGCGTCCCGGAGGGCTCCCTTCCCGAGGTCTACGACGGCGGCGAGGACGACCCTGCGCTGAAGGACTTCTCCCTCGACGATCCCGCGGGCCTCGC
It encodes:
- a CDS encoding 4-alpha-glucanotransferase; its protein translation is MKKHPSSRRFVSAALCAAMLLSSWGPNVSSAFAQQVAGKVSSISVVPQLGLLPATPGAGLGSPSVLPLLSSPLSSLSLSPSLAAPSLNAARPIAAPAALVGVKPVAAAKPVLPNAAAPSALEAVKPSAPGESFGAAAAQDFAERVTGERLLNGNGMVADTGAGVDASVSQSFRRSQLTASRENGAPVIPEPVPPTKPEGEKRGLGFSLALAGLSGLAWGVAEFARWGAHAFTAAQAEPTIGGTILAVAAIGAMALTGLFVLNALVDAVAFVGSVWRGRKATDADLRAFLRAEVLEGRLDGNAAALIKPYRPDNRWKDFTFAFASRGHIWVRPELAATPWLLRQILLHELTHMKASAPRGPPRGALRGLLSALVSELRARASEFKGPRALKQIKVSGLQRALTQTQTSLRLSRPYDVLVLNPDSKELEDPKLYAGLSDGAARVTARSDDEPQKALAESANRYRAIVLGRATRALPEPKSKDALRLQEVLKQLDSLYVLATRLVVRGEAFNGTSESSAWTDLVERAQRLRENGSSRAMRAFEGEVRKLWRQIASQRLKGVGVSSLMDGLYSGLRDRGFAFLSFGPDDVGVVSWEKLLRYWESADGGQFKVTRVDLEDGGHLLILRKVEARVGLWLRPIQGGRIAASVPNASFTEEGRATARKSLEDAGFGQQLELFDKMEVAVRHVFGADVGRQEIYVTVPRRNASAIRKFVSASAEILGSQSDFQPHLMDSAELQGVKPVWKLGITGAAGSILWIDTGADSTHADFGGRLDVVDMVDEGTEDWIGHGTHVAGTSISGNEGFLGMARGAAGTMAKVFSRDQPGASDGEIMGSAAIAQKKGVDVISLSLGSRGSSADNLADFFSQLTRQKNAAGEYPIVTASAGNSGPFDRTLSQPAAGVEVIAVAAAAKSKDDGVREISFYSSVGPDIDRRYAIKRFRFKPDVTAIGGDVTTTPGSSNVYKDGVYSAKSKDSPRSASDLEDGKHTGMSGTSMSNPSLAGIALLVKLAMRSAGAITPFVAENMAFAVKAVLMRTAKDMGVPVWFQGAGFVDAIAAVSLVAGSGTRALGAGALNLWRRLTGAAAAPAPGAWAWLERLKAVQDAEDRAFREAELAKSEAQALQDGENPEEPSEEPVDRSAVGNAIQAEVAKRFAAARDLEVPALLSALRDEVWLVRLRAASALMNLKSPASAAALAEAGLNDPDPRVRQMAFLALAEIPTHAVDALLSKAAANESWDVGVYAAYALARRGDRSAIARAVKELGNADKRARFSAVWLLGQTGAYATATEAEGLSSRVRDRGERGNIRHLASAALSNLADAAPETISDRVVTDLLDAAGPENLALTRTIAKVFPVAVRSKAFVARLRAEPLKPIITDFVVRNRDAVNKPGALSELVQLLARAAGVPLDAPTAPMDASGSGVSGVDEAMGPVDLIALPPPGEGSIDRETLARFETTAKAALPKAGALWLSVPEHKLYALTIALEHRGWTVRRSLPYYPLSNAPAEPGGATIDLGDGEARAEIPAGADLSLVRVRASGGVSEARVMEALERVAEAARGKGPVVIALTLAAPTTRRTPLSLLIGRLVASGIGVVVGAGNAGPARGTVAAPGNSGLAVVVAAASSDGLQFYSSRGTPEAPIVAWTDLVDDLKPGEALAAAAVAAADAVLGTPAPAPAKVLGTAAAAERTAAKLAELARALAEGMKAAGRPLPDGWFLYLASLVKRTATPLPAYGEHEVGAGLFDSQDRALDALRARLHDPESIVREARALADEASSRTATAPAPAALTAGLASRAARAVLSGLLAFAPVPPSPADGADAPAEDASRWWKDGSATRTAETVPLYALRSSKKTDPGVGKYSDLGRYYREELKGQGVDAVLLLPHFATLDESPYAPVSLYALNEDQIDWARVDEVRDDPALAARVVAPSQSVDYPALRARESAVAREAYARFQKAGDSPRARAFAEFAAKNASWLEEYAEFMALSALIGKPALDWSAEDQRAARAAPEFPVLVAVRRWSQWLARGQLKAAVAEVHAAGGKVLFDIPMFRAKNSVDAWKRPGLFADLRTRNPGIINAWIHEDWKDLALWRWSELRKDGYAASLDPYRHWLDFGFDGARADALHFAYKFGNGQLASGDEPGDEFVAALGKVLGARGAFPLAEAFEGKDADAKRLGFLTVGGDWKKVSSHDDPRSPDFLGRYFAARREGSSGANAKFVAYTLGDEWRDPFAVKEMRRGVSTWRYRIPLPEDADYANRVRSDARPQLRMLKASRDGDVWRAPEAALAAFTAAAAAFVKRDGDSVQIWAASMDWFLEEWGRDTFISLPGLLLTTGRFDDAKSVLRRFAAFEKGGLIPNKTDGKNAEYNTADAPMWYVQAVKSYAEASGDWAFVDEMAPVVRRIMAGYEKGASYERYGRKNRIYMDADGLVVTPAQATWMDADPEGRDKPVTPRDGKTVEINALWYANLRFLAALEARAGDAGAAAARGALADKVKASFNEKFWFETEDNRRAWGGTGGALRDVVEGDPHGEAIRPNMLFAVSRGGDLLSPERRRAVMLAATRDLLTRKGPRTLSGRDSGYRARYDTSRPPLEKDQAYHQGTVWPWLMGAFAEALAQVRRDMGWDEARTGAETRALITPLVEALAGVPEGSLPEVYDGGEDDPALKDFSLDDPAGLAPVFRSAGPAQKPGGTRSQAWSVAEILRLLAR